Within the Syntrophorhabdus sp. genome, the region TACCGACTGGACAGGACGGTAATGCGGACACCGTCGCCTCCGGGCAGAAGGGACTTCCCGTCAACGAGGAGCCGAACGCCGCGGAAAAGCCCGAAAGACCCGACATTTCGACGATGAAGACCGAGGCTGCGGTGTCGACCCCTCAGGCAACTCTCCCCGAGGACAACGAGGAAGCCGGGTTCGTGGTTGAGATCGTGAAGGCCGCAAAGAAGGCGTCCGCGGCGGACCCGTCGATGAAGAAGGAGATGGAAACACAGCCTGCGGCGCCGGCGGCCGAAACTCCCGACGCGGGGAAGAAGGACGCTGCCGTCCTTGCGGCACGCGCGCCGGAAGCCCATGAGGATGCCGGGGAGCCCGAGAAGATCGTGATACGCGTCAAGGAAACCATGGAAGCCCAGATAGGGGAAGATCAGGACGGCGGCGACAACTCCGTCATGCAGCACAACGACGTTTCCCGTCAGGGCACGCATCATGCGACGGGAGAAACGAAGGGCGTTGCCAGGAACGATTTCAGCTCGATGATGGTGGAAAAGATAGAGAAGCTCACCGAGCACTTTGCCGGCAGGACTGTCAACATGGATATGACCGTCAGGCTGAAGATCGGTGACAACGAAACGGTCCTTGTCGGTTTGAGGGACGAGGGAGCATCCGTCACCGTCGAGGTCAAGACCGCGAGCGAAAGCACGATGAACTTCCTCCAGTCGCAAAAAGAGGACATAGCGCGGGCCCTGGAGGAGAGGAACATCCAGACAACGATCCACGTCAACATCGATCAGGACGGACAGGGGAGAAGGCAGGAGAAGCAGCACAAGGACTCCCCGGAAGGTGAGGGAGCGGAGCGGGAGGATTTCGGCTCCTTTTTCGAGGCACTGGCATAAGGAGGGACCATGTCTGTTACGAGTGTTACAAACACAGTGGATACAACGGGGAAGACATCATCGGCGGGGTCCACGACGACCACCGAGCTCCTCGATACCGATTCCTTCATGAACCTCCTCGTGACCCAGCTCAAGTACCAGGACCCCCTGGATCCGATGGAGACGAACGAGTTCATGAGCCAGCTCGCGCAGCTGACGCAGGTCGAGAGGCTCCAGAACATCTATGATTCCCTGACCGACCTGGAGACGACGATCGAGACGGGAAACCTTATCGACATGATCGGCAAGAAGATCGCCGTGGACGGCAACACGCTCTCGCAGGGCGACGAGATCGAGGCAGCGCCGGCGGCTGATTACGATTCGGTGGTCTTTACCATCACGAACGCGAACACCGGCACCGAGGAGACCGTGACCAGGAACAAAGGCGAGTCTCTCACGTACTCCAACGAGGGCACCGACGCCGTGACCGTGACGGCCTACGCCCTGAAGGACGGTTCGAAGGTGGACTGCGCCACCACGGCGTACCGTGTCATCACGGGAGTGAGAAGTACGGGCAGCAGCGTGGTTCTCGTCGCAGGCAACGGGGATCAGTACACCGCCAGCTCGGTGACAACGATAAAGAATTAAAGAGGAGGCAGATACCATGTTAAGCTCATTCTTTTCAGGCATAAGCGGTCTCATAGCGAACAGTTCGTCCATCAACGTGGTGGGCAACAACATCGCCAACGTCAACACCGTCGGGTTCAAGGCGAGCAGGGCGACCTTCGAGGATGTCCTGTACCAGTCGATCAGCGGGACATCCGGTTCGAGCCAGGTCGGCAGGGGCACGGCGCTCAGTTCCGTCGACACCACTTTCGGTCAGGGCAGCTTCGAAAGCACCAGCGAGTCCACGGACCTCGCCATCGGCGGTAAGGGGTTCTTCATCGTGCGGTCCGAGGAGAGCCAGACCAACTACTACACGAGGGCCGGCCAGTTCCGTTTTGACGCCGACGGCTACATGACAAACCCCGCGGGCGAGATCCTCCAGGGAAGGCAGATAGACCGGACCACCAACGCCCCCTACGGCGTCGACACGGACATCATCATATCCCAGGCCCCGAGCGAACCGAGGGCCACCGAGTTCATAGGCATGAACGTGAACCTCCAGTCCGATGCCGACGTGGCAGGTACCCTGGGCAGCTTGAGCGGGGTAGCGAACAACAGCGTTACGAGTGTGGCCTTGAGCGAAGGCAAGTATCCGAGGGCAGGTACCTACACGATAACCTATCACGATCCCGTCGCGCCCGCGACTCAGGGGACGCTGGAAATAGTATGCGCCCTCACGGACCCGACAGGCACGGCGACGGGCTCGTCGGTGACATATACCGCCCTCGTCGATGCCGGGACGACATACACCAATATCGGCGGTTCCGGCCTCGACATAACCACGGATGCCGCTCTCACGGACGGAGCGTCGAGAACGATAGGCTTCCAGGGTTTCTCCACGGACTATGTGAGCGCGACCCGCAACCCGACGACGACGTCGAATTACTCATCCTCCGTTACGGCCTATGACTCCCTCGGTCAGCCCCATGTCGTCACGGTCTACTTCCGCAAGGCATACGAGACGACAGTCCCGCAGACAAGCGTCTGGGAATGGATGGCCCACCTCGATGCGGCCGATTCGTCAACAGGCGCCAATGACCTTGCCGGATGGGGCACGCTTGTCTTCAACAATAACGGCGCTCTGACCTCCGGCGGCGACGCGAACAGTGTTTCCTTTGATTTCTCCCAGGGTGCCAACCCCGGGCAGGCGATCGACCTCGTCTTCGGCTCCGGCTCGGGCGGGGGGACGACGACCCAGTACCCGATAGCCTCGACGACGAACTTCCAGACCCAGGACGGCTATCCCCCGGGCGTCCTTCAGAACGTGACGGTCAGCGCCGAGGGTACCATCTCTGGCCACTACTCGAACGGCCAGATCCTGAACCTCTACCAGATCACGCTGGCAAACTTCAACAACCCCAACGGCCTGACGAAGGAAGGCAGCAACCTTTACTCGGAGACGATAGAGTCCGGCGTCGCCTACACGAACGCGCCTGGCGAGGGCGGCCTCGGCAAGATCAGCGCCAACTCCCTCGAACAGTCGAACGTTGACCTGGCGACGGAGTTCGTCAAGATGATCATCGCCCAGAGGGGCTACCAGGCGAACTCCCGCGTCATCACGACAACGGACGAGGTCCTCCAGGAACTCATGAATATCAAACGGTAAAACAGGTTCAAAAGTTCAAGAGTTCAAGAGTTCAAGAGTAAAGACAATAAAGAAACGTGATGCGGGGGGTCGGAGAAATCTGACCTCCCGTTTCCTTATCCGGATATCCTTCTGCCTCTAACACTTGGATTGCCTTGCCCGGTGACTGTGTTGACAACAGCTCTCTTCCCACGGTCTTTCCTCTTGAACTCTTGAACTCTTGAACGGCTTCTTTCTGTCAATTCCCTG harbors:
- a CDS encoding flagellar hook protein FlgE, whose protein sequence is MLSSFFSGISGLIANSSSINVVGNNIANVNTVGFKASRATFEDVLYQSISGTSGSSQVGRGTALSSVDTTFGQGSFESTSESTDLAIGGKGFFIVRSEESQTNYYTRAGQFRFDADGYMTNPAGEILQGRQIDRTTNAPYGVDTDIIISQAPSEPRATEFIGMNVNLQSDADVAGTLGSLSGVANNSVTSVALSEGKYPRAGTYTITYHDPVAPATQGTLEIVCALTDPTGTATGSSVTYTALVDAGTTYTNIGGSGLDITTDAALTDGASRTIGFQGFSTDYVSATRNPTTTSNYSSSVTAYDSLGQPHVVTVYFRKAYETTVPQTSVWEWMAHLDAADSSTGANDLAGWGTLVFNNNGALTSGGDANSVSFDFSQGANPGQAIDLVFGSGSGGGTTTQYPIASTTNFQTQDGYPPGVLQNVTVSAEGTISGHYSNGQILNLYQITLANFNNPNGLTKEGSNLYSETIESGVAYTNAPGEGGLGKISANSLEQSNVDLATEFVKMIIAQRGYQANSRVITTTDEVLQELMNIKR